The Helicoverpa armigera isolate CAAS_96S chromosome 15, ASM3070526v1, whole genome shotgun sequence genomic interval GGAGATTTTCTTTCCTTCTCTGCATGAGAGGatgcctgtgccctgcagtagAACGACAACAAGGGTGAACGTCGTACGGCTATTCCCAAATTACCAATATTctatctaggtacctacatgttgaTTTTGCTTACTTGATCAAGAGGCACAAACATCTACCGTAATTATCACTCTCTTCTCATCTAAAACAGTGGCAGAGAAACTTCATTTTATCTGAACCATTCTGACTAATTACttcagtaaattaaaattatttacctgAGAATTTATTATAAAGCAAACAATGGGACACTTTTTATCTCTGACACATTAATGTGAACTAATTCAATGTACAAAGTCTATTTTACATGAAGGTTTCAGTAAAATAGAGCTGGTAGATAATTGTGTTGTTTCTACGCAATCAACCCTGGCAGATTCTTCTCCAGTTTCTTCTTCCTCTTATCGAGTAGTACTTACCTAGGTACTAGATACTGCAAGTGCGTGAGGAGGCGAGGGAAGCAATCACTCGACACTGGGCCGAGGACCTTGCCTCGTCAACGTTCGGCCGCCGGACGCTGGATGCCATCGGGCCTGTCCTGGATGGatggctcgatcggcggcatggTTGCCTCTCGATGCATCTGGCGCAGGTgctgtccgggcatggctgcttTGGAGCGTACCTGCACCGAATTGGGAGGGAGGAGACCCCAAAGTGCCACCATTGTGAAGCCGAGGTGGAtacggcagagcacacactggaggtgtgcccatcgtgggctgaaccccgccgcACCCTGGTGGCAGTGGTCGGGGATGACCTCTCGCTCCCCAGTGTGATTGGTGCCATGCTGGGAAGTGAGGAGGCATGGGACgcggtagcctccttctgtgaggacGTCATGTCACAGAAGGAGGCGGCAGAGCGCTTGCGGGAGAACGACCCTCTCGCAGCACCGCTccgcagacgaagaaggggtggaagacggcgaacacaacgtccgtccccatccgccccggggggtgatcagcgggcgacaggcgcgaGGGTGCCACCGCCTGTATTACAAGGATCGCCCCTTGTGCTCCGGCTATCATAGGGACCCCTCCCCACTAGGGCGAGgaatgaggggcctgccgtaaggcgggcaatcgccggtgggggactggaagccatagattcccagaccccctcctctcaggcgaggtcggagtgccgctgggcctttttagtgggtataccgggaacgtcattaccggggagtccccataccatacccctctcccgtcatATACGGGAAgggcatgcgtaatagcatttttta includes:
- the LOC135117866 gene encoding uncharacterized protein LOC135117866, which encodes MHLAQVLSGHGCFGAYLHRIGREETPKCHHCEAEVDTAEHTLEVCPSWAEPRRTLVAVVGDDLSLPSVIGAMLGSEEAWDAVASFCEDVMSQKEAAERLRENDPLAAPLRRRRRGGRRRTQRPSPSAPGGDQRATGARVPPPVLQGSPLVLRLS